A stretch of DNA from Yoonia sp. BS5-3:
GGGCTTGAACCACGGGTGGCGTTCTTGTCGTTTTCGACATTCGGTTACCCGGTCTCAGAACGGGCCGAGAAGATGCATAAGGCTCCCAAGGTACTTGATACCCGCAATGTCGACTTCGAATATGAGGGCGAAATGACAGTTGATGTGGCGATGAATGTTCGCGCACAAGAAAACTATCCATTTCAGCGCTTAACGGGACCAGCCAACGTGCTAGTGGTGCCTGCACGGCACTCGGCGTCGATCTCGGTCAAATTGATGCAGGAAATGGCGGGGGCGACTGTGATCGGTCCCATTCTGTCTGGGATAGGGAAACCTGTACAAATCTGCTCAACCGTTTCCACGGTAAATGATATTTTGAACATGGCTGTAATCGCAGCTTGCAAGGTGGACTGATGGCAATTTGGAATCTTGGATCAATCAACGCGGACTACATCTATTCGGTACCGCATATTCCGGCGCCAGGTGAAACGCTCAGTTCGACGAAGCGGCAGGCCTTTCTTGGGGGTAAGGGGGCAAATATGTCAGTTGCTGCCGCCCGTGCTGCGGCGCATGTGAACCATATCGGGGCCGTCGGTCCAGATGGCGGTTGGGCGGTTGAACGGTTGTTGGAATATGGCGTAGATATCCGCAATATCGCCGAAATAGACACTGAAACAGCCCAAGCTATCATCATGGTGGACCCCGGGGGTGAAAACGCGATTTTATTGCATCCCGGTGCAAATGCGGAAATTCCGCAAACCACGCTGCAAACTGCTATGGCCGAGGCGCAGACTGGCGATTGGCTGGTTATTCAGAACGAAACGAACCTTCAAAGAACTGCCGCTGCACTTGGTAAGCGGATGGGATTGCAGGTTGCGTATGCAGCAGCACCTTTTGATGCGGCGCGGGTACAGGCGGTTCTGCCACATCTTGATTTTCTGATCCTGAACGCGATCGAGGCCGAGCAGTTGCATAAGGCGACAGGTCAGTCGCCCAAGGATCTGCCGGTGCGCGATGTGATCGTTACACTCGGGGCTGATGGGGCTGATTGGTACGGCACGGGCGAAAAGGAACATTTCCCCGCGCGTCAGGTTGATCCGGTCGACACGACAGGCGCGGGGGATACGTTCACCGGATATGTGCTCGCTGGGCTGGACCGCGGAATGCCAATGGCACAGGCGATCAAACAGGCAACCAAGGCTGCCGCGCTAATGGTAACGCGGCCCGGAACGGCTGATGTCATTCCTGATCTGTCCGAGGTACAAGCGCTTCAGTGATCGGCAAAAATCGCGTCTTCACCCCATAACGCGGTTACACGGGCATCTCTGCCACACGCTTCGCGATAGAAAGTATAAGCCTCGGCCTGCGTTTTAACGCCGCGTCTGGTCACGACAAGTGTGGTGCCGCGATAGTAATCCTGATGAATGGGTTCTGCTGGATAAAATGGACCAGCTTCCAAAATTGCCGTGACGACCTGTTGTCCCAGCACCTCTTGCGCAACCAACTTTGCAGTCTCTGCAGCTGCATATTCGGCCGTATTAGAGACGAAAACAGCCGTACGGTAGCTATCGCCGCGGTCACAAAATTGGCCACCCGCATCGGTCGGATCGATCGAGCGGAAAAACGCATGTAATAATTGTTCGTAGCTTACAACATCCGCATCGTAAGAGATCTGGACAGCTTCATAATGGCCAGATCCCTTAAGCGTGCGATATGTCGGGTTTTCAGTTGTCCCCCCAGTATAGCCCGAGACAACCTCACGGACGCCAGGAACGGCTTCAAAATCGCTTTCAACGCACCAAAAGCAGCCGCCGGCAAAGATCGCGGTGTCGGCAGCGGTTTTGACAGGAACGATGATACTGAAGGTCGCAAGAAACCATTTTAACATCTGATCACGCTCCGAAACTTTCGAAACAGCGTAATCAGATGATCAATGCGTTGCAATTCACCC
This window harbors:
- the msrA gene encoding peptide-methionine (S)-S-oxide reductase MsrA; translated protein: MLKWFLATFSIIVPVKTAADTAIFAGGCFWCVESDFEAVPGVREVVSGYTGGTTENPTYRTLKGSGHYEAVQISYDADVVSYEQLLHAFFRSIDPTDAGGQFCDRGDSYRTAVFVSNTAEYAAAETAKLVAQEVLGQQVVTAILEAGPFYPAEPIHQDYYRGTTLVVTRRGVKTQAEAYTFYREACGRDARVTALWGEDAIFADH
- a CDS encoding ribokinase; this encodes MAIWNLGSINADYIYSVPHIPAPGETLSSTKRQAFLGGKGANMSVAAARAAAHVNHIGAVGPDGGWAVERLLEYGVDIRNIAEIDTETAQAIIMVDPGGENAILLHPGANAEIPQTTLQTAMAEAQTGDWLVIQNETNLQRTAAALGKRMGLQVAYAAAPFDAARVQAVLPHLDFLILNAIEAEQLHKATGQSPKDLPVRDVIVTLGADGADWYGTGEKEHFPARQVDPVDTTGAGDTFTGYVLAGLDRGMPMAQAIKQATKAAALMVTRPGTADVIPDLSEVQALQ